Proteins encoded by one window of Antechinus flavipes isolate AdamAnt ecotype Samford, QLD, Australia chromosome 4, AdamAnt_v2, whole genome shotgun sequence:
- the TMEM63B gene encoding CSC1-like protein 2 produces MPFPLGDSTLNNSETKDYCYKARIRSTVLQGLPFGGIPTVLALDFLCFLLLLFLFSVLRKVAWDYGRLALVTDVDRLRRQQRDRVEQEYMSSAMQADSHDRYERLTSVSSSVDFEQRDNGFCSWLTAIFRIKDEEILDKCGADAVHYLTFQRHIIGLLAVAGVLSVGIVLPVNFSGNLLENNPYSFGRTTIANLDSSNNLLWLHTSFAFLYLLLTVYTMRRHTSKMRYKEDDMVKRTLFINGISKYAESENIKKHFEEAYPNCTVLEARPCYNVAKLMSLEDQRKEAERGRIYFSNLRARENVPTMINPKPCGHLCCCAVRGCEEVEAIQYYTQLEQRLKEEYKQEQEKVNQKPLGMAFVTFHNESIAALILKDFNACNWQGCTCQGEPRSSSCSESLNITNWTVSFAPDPQNIYWENLSIRGFTWWFRCLIINVVLFILLFFLTTPAIIITTMDKFNVTKPVEFLNNPIITQFFPTLLLWCFSALLPTIVYYSTFLESHWTRSGENRTTMHKCYTFLIFMVLLLPSLGLTSLDFFFRWLFDKKFLAEGAIRFECVFLPDNGAFFVNYVIASAFIGNAMDLLRIPGLLLYMIRLFLAHSAAERRNVKRHQAYEFQFGAAYAWMMCVFTVVMTYSITCPIIVPFGLMYMLLKHLVDRYNLYYAYLPAKLDKKIHAGAVTQVVAAPILCLFWLLFFSILRAGFTAPTSMFTFVVLIITIVISLCHLCFGYFKYFSAHNYKIDHTETGDVTDSRINGNRSSVKSASREEGCCHSGSHQGPQSF; encoded by the exons ATGCCCTTTCCACTGGGCGACTCGACACTCAACAACTCAGAAACCAAGGATTACTGTTACAAAGCCCGGATCAGAAGCACTGTACTCCAAGGACTGCCTTTTGGGGGGATTCCCACAGTACTTGCACTTGACTTCCTATGCTTTCTT TTGTTGCTGTTCCTGTTCTCTGTTCTGCGCAAGGTGGCCTGGGACTATGGACGACTGGCCTTGGTTACCGATGTTGACAG GCTGCGACGCCAGCAGAGAGACCGAGTGGAGCAGGAATA TATGTCCTCAGCAATGCAGGCAGACAGCCATGACCGCTACGAGCGCCTCACTTCTGTCTCCAGCTCCGTGGACTTTGAGCAGAGAGACAAT GGTTTCTGCTCCTGGCTGACAGCAATCTTCAGGATAAA GGATGAGGAGATCTTGGACAAGTGTGGGGCTGACGCAGTTCACTACCTGACATTCCAGCGGCACATCATTGGACTGCTTGCGGTCGCAGGTGTTCTCTCCGTGGGCATTGTGCTTCCTGTCAACTTCTCAGGGAACCTGCTTG AAAACAACCCCTATAGCTTTGGGAGAACTACCATTGCCAACCTAGACTCAAG TAACAACCTGCTATGGCTGCACACCTCGTTCGCCTTCCTGTACCTACTACTCACTGTGTATACCATGCGAAGACATACCTCTAAAATGCGCTATAAAGAAGATGACATG GTGAAGCGCACCCTCTTCATCAATGGCATTTCCAAGTACGCAGAGtcagaaaatatcaagaagcacTTTGA GGAGGCGTACCCCAACTGCACCGTGCTTGAAGCCCGGCCTTGCTACAATGTCGCAAAATTGATGTCCCTGGAAGATCAGAG GAAGGAGGCGGAGCGAGGAAGGATATACTTCAGTAATCTGCGGGCCAGAGAGAATGTCCCCACTATGATCAACCCCAAGCCTTGTGGGCACCTTTGCTGCTGTGCTGTTCGAGGCTGTGAAGAG GTGGAAGCCATCCAGTACTACACACAGTTGGAACAGAGGCTGAAAGAAGAATATAAACAGGAGCAGGAGAAGGTGAACCAGAAGCCACTGGGCATGGCCTTTGTGACCTTCCACAATGAGAGCATTGCTGCCCT TATCCTAAAGGACTTTAATGCGTGTAATTGGCAAGGCTGTACATGTCAGGGGGAACCCCGAAGCTCATCCTGCAGTGAATCATTGAACATCACCAACTGGACAGTCTCTTTTGCCCCTGATCCTCAGAACATCTACTG GGAAAATCTCTCCATCCGTGGCTTTACCTGGTGGTTTCGATGCCTGATTATCAACGTGGTGCTCTTCATCCTCCTGTTTTTCCTCACTACTCctgccatcatcatcaccacGATGGACAAGTTCAACGTCACCAAGCCTGTGGAATTTCTCAAT AACCCTATCATCACCCAATTCTTCCCCACTTTGCTGCTGTGGTGCTTCTCAGCCCTGCTGCCGACCATTGTCTACTACTCTACCTTCCTAGAGAGTCATTGGACACG CTCTGGAGAAAACAGAACAACCATGCACAAATGCTATACCTTCCTGATCTTCATGGTTCTGCTGCTGCCCTCTCTGGGCCTGACCAG TTTGGACTTCTTTTTCCGCTGGCTCTTCGACAAGAAGTTCTTGGCTGAAGGGGCTATTCGGTTTGA GTGTGTGTTCCTGCCGGACAACGGCGCCTTCTTTGTCAACTACGTCATTGCCTCGGCTTTCATCGGCAATGCCATGGACCTGCTGCGAATCCCAGGGCTGCTCTTATACATGATCCGCCTCTTCCTCGCTCACTCCGCCGCCGAAAGGCGCAACGTCAAGCGG CACCAGGCCTACGAGTTCCAGTTTGGCGCGGCCTATGCCTGGATGATGTGCGTCTTCACGGTGGTCATGACCTACAGCATCACCTGCCCCATCATCGTACCCTTCG GGCTCATGTACATGCTGCTGAAGCACCTGGTGGACAGATACAACCTATACTATGCATACCTGCCGGCCAAACTGGACAAGAAGATCCACGCTGGGGCTGTGACCCAGGTGGTGGCGGCACCCATCCTCTGTCTCTTCTGGCTCCTCTTCTTCTCTATCTTGCGTGCTG GGTTCACGGCTCCCACTTCCATGTTTACATTTGTGGTCCTGATCATCACCATTGTCATCTCTCTCTGTCACCTCTGCTTTggatatttcaaatatttcagtGCTCATAACTACAAG ATCGATCACACCGAAACTGGGGATGTCACTGACTCCAGAATCAATGGTAATCGCTCCTCCGTCAAATCTGCA TCAAGGGAGGAAGGATGCTGCCACTCCGGCTCTCACCAAGGACCACAAAGTTTTTGA